From Sulfurovum zhangzhouensis, one genomic window encodes:
- the purD gene encoding phosphoribosylamine--glycine ligase codes for MDVLIIGSGGREYSIGLALSKDENVEKIYFAPGNGATDALGENLAISDFNALADFVEKNGIELTIVGPEAPLVEGIVDVFKERNLTIFGPTAKAAQLEGSKIFMKNFLARHGVPTAKYIETNSLQEAYDFINTMTAPIVVKADGLCGGKGVIIAQSQDEAKQAAGEMLSGNSFGDAGTSIVVEEFLDGYELSVFAICDGKDYVVLPAAQDHKRLLNNDQGPNTGGMGAYAPTPLVNDDIYAKLDERVIKPTLKGMQEEGMPFTGVLFIGVMVVNGDPIILEYNVRFGDPECEELMPLLKSPASELFYKAATGDLANAKIEFHDKYAVGVVMASKDYPYKNSEPAEIIIDDIYHEEINENAHISFAGVSRGEDGKLYATGGRVLVCVGIGDSIKEAQQRAYMLVGQVHYAGKQCRTDIAYQAL; via the coding sequence ATGGACGTATTGATCATAGGTAGCGGAGGTAGAGAGTACTCTATCGGTCTGGCATTGAGTAAAGATGAGAATGTAGAGAAGATCTACTTTGCCCCGGGTAACGGTGCAACAGATGCGCTGGGCGAGAACCTTGCTATCAGTGATTTTAATGCCTTGGCAGACTTTGTAGAGAAGAATGGTATTGAACTTACGATCGTTGGACCTGAAGCACCATTGGTAGAGGGTATTGTAGATGTTTTTAAGGAGCGTAACCTTACTATTTTCGGTCCGACTGCAAAGGCGGCTCAACTCGAAGGTTCAAAGATCTTTATGAAAAACTTCCTGGCTCGCCATGGTGTCCCGACTGCAAAATACATCGAGACCAATTCTCTTCAAGAAGCTTATGATTTCATCAATACTATGACAGCTCCTATCGTTGTCAAAGCAGATGGACTTTGTGGCGGTAAAGGTGTAATTATCGCTCAGAGTCAAGATGAAGCAAAACAGGCAGCAGGCGAGATGCTCAGTGGTAATTCTTTCGGTGATGCCGGGACATCGATCGTGGTTGAAGAGTTCCTTGACGGGTATGAGCTTTCAGTCTTTGCTATCTGTGACGGTAAGGATTATGTAGTCCTTCCTGCTGCACAGGATCATAAACGATTGCTTAACAATGATCAAGGGCCAAATACAGGTGGAATGGGAGCTTATGCCCCAACACCGCTTGTAAATGATGATATTTATGCAAAACTTGATGAGCGCGTGATAAAACCGACTCTCAAAGGTATGCAGGAAGAGGGAATGCCATTTACCGGTGTTCTTTTTATCGGAGTAATGGTAGTAAATGGTGATCCTATTATCCTGGAGTACAATGTACGTTTCGGTGATCCAGAGTGTGAAGAATTGATGCCGTTGCTTAAATCTCCAGCAAGTGAGCTATTTTACAAGGCTGCAACAGGTGATTTGGCAAATGCCAAGATCGAATTCCATGATAAGTATGCAGTAGGGGTCGTAATGGCCAGCAAGGATTATCCATACAAGAACTCTGAACCTGCTGAGATCATTATCGATGATATCTATCATGAAGAGATCAATGAAAATGCACATATTTCTTTTGCCGGTGTAAGCCGTGGTGAAGATGGCAAGCTCTATGCTACAGGCGGTAGGGTACTTGTTTGTGTCGGTATCGGAGACAGTATCAAAGAAGCACAGCAAAGAGCGTATATGCTAGTAGGACAGGTACATTATGCAGGCAAGCAGTGCCGTACGGATATTGCTTATCAGGCACTTTAG
- a CDS encoding DnaJ domain-containing protein, which produces MLSPIDEIESALETLGLPKLITKADIKKQYRFLAQKHHPDKGGDASNMEQINHAYNLLMKYIEDFRYTFDENEIKKQYPGVDYVQRFRP; this is translated from the coding sequence ATGTTAAGCCCTATTGATGAGATAGAATCTGCTTTGGAAACGCTAGGTTTACCCAAACTGATCACAAAAGCAGATATTAAAAAACAATATCGTTTTCTTGCACAAAAACATCATCCTGATAAAGGGGGAGATGCGTCAAATATGGAGCAGATCAACCATGCTTACAACTTACTGATGAAGTATATAGAGGATTTTCGTTATACTTTTGATGAGAATGAAATTAAAAAACAATATCCGGGAGTAGATTATGTTCAACGATTTAGACCTTGA
- a CDS encoding cation diffusion facilitator family transporter: MSSQKKATVVSTSVATLLLIIKLLIGVASGSVAVLASAIDSLLDMLVSVLNFFAIKKSEENPDEEYHYGKGKVQAIAAVIEGTVITMSGIYIIYEALKKLTKGGETTMLAPSFLAMLLSIFITYGLVKYLLKIAKETHSLVIKADALHYQTDLWSNGAVLVALGLVWISGYDEIDAIIGLAIGLYIIYSAFEIIKEGIQILLDKALDGKIVASIGEILSKHPEITSYHWLRTRSDGTTNFVEFHMVLRPNMYLLEAHRIADEVEEKMMELDKKKRWIITPHFDPYDDEAVNEALLNGTSLVEQSPVKG; encoded by the coding sequence ATGTCATCCCAAAAAAAAGCAACAGTTGTCTCGACTTCAGTCGCTACACTTTTACTTATAATTAAACTATTGATAGGCGTTGCAAGCGGTTCGGTAGCTGTACTTGCATCAGCGATCGATTCTCTGCTTGACATGTTAGTATCTGTATTAAACTTTTTTGCCATTAAAAAATCTGAAGAGAACCCTGATGAAGAATATCATTACGGTAAAGGCAAAGTCCAGGCAATTGCAGCTGTTATTGAAGGTACGGTCATTACGATGTCAGGTATTTATATCATCTATGAAGCTTTAAAAAAACTGACAAAAGGTGGAGAGACGACAATGCTTGCCCCTTCATTTCTTGCAATGCTTCTCTCTATTTTTATTACCTATGGACTTGTCAAGTATCTGTTGAAGATCGCTAAAGAGACACACAGTTTGGTCATTAAAGCGGATGCTTTACATTACCAAACAGACCTCTGGTCCAATGGTGCAGTACTTGTGGCATTGGGGTTGGTGTGGATCAGTGGATATGATGAGATTGATGCCATTATCGGTTTGGCGATAGGTCTGTATATTATTTACTCGGCTTTTGAGATTATCAAAGAAGGAATACAGATATTACTGGATAAAGCACTGGATGGTAAAATCGTTGCTTCTATCGGTGAGATCCTTTCTAAGCATCCTGAGATTACCAGTTATCATTGGTTACGTACAAGAAGTGACGGGACAACAAACTTCGTTGAATTTCACATGGTACTTCGACCCAATATGTACTTGCTTGAAGCACATCGTATCGCAGATGAGGTTGAGGAGAAGATGATGGAGCTTGATAAGAAAAAACGTTGGATTATTACTCCGCATTTTGATCCTTATGATGATGAGGCTGTCAACGAGGCACTTTTAAACGGGACATCATTGGTAGAACAGTCTCCTGTAAAAGGATAA
- a CDS encoding RDD family protein, whose protein sequence is MNEQNSLSIATPQKRVVSFVIDDIIVSLFFMVIFYDQITLFLQAIPVEDRSQSQVILDALNQFVSANILWLLALKVIYHTVLVWQNGMTLGKYIMKIKVVSLETQEKPVFMTALYRALLRIPSELVLYLGFLMAFFTPLTQTFHDKFSRCVVVDA, encoded by the coding sequence ATGAATGAGCAGAACTCTCTGTCGATTGCTACACCACAAAAGAGAGTAGTCTCATTTGTGATCGATGATATTATCGTTTCTCTCTTCTTTATGGTCATTTTTTATGATCAGATCACACTGTTTTTACAAGCGATTCCTGTAGAAGATAGATCTCAATCACAAGTCATTCTGGATGCCTTGAATCAGTTTGTCTCAGCAAATATACTATGGCTTTTGGCATTAAAAGTGATATACCATACTGTACTTGTATGGCAGAACGGTATGACACTTGGGAAGTATATCATGAAGATCAAGGTTGTATCTCTTGAAACTCAGGAAAAACCGGTATTCATGACAGCATTGTACCGGGCACTTCTTCGTATCCCCAGCGAACTTGTTTTATATCTCGGTTTTTTAATGGCTTTTTTTACGCCTCTGACACAGACCTTTCATGACAAATTCTCAAGATGTGTTGTAGTTGATGCTTAA
- a CDS encoding F0F1 ATP synthase subunit C: protein MKKIFVLFMALGAAAFAGEGETMIQAYSVIAAGVGLGLAALGGAIGMGHTAAATIAGTARNPGLGGKLMTTMFIALAMIEAQVIYTLVIALIALYANPFL from the coding sequence ATGAAAAAGATTTTTGTACTTTTCATGGCTCTTGGTGCAGCTGCATTTGCAGGTGAAGGTGAAACTATGATCCAAGCTTACTCAGTAATCGCTGCTGGTGTTGGTCTTGGTCTTGCTGCTCTTGGTGGTGCTATCGGTATGGGTCACACTGCTGCTGCAACAATCGCTGGTACAGCTAGAAACCCAGGTCTTGGTGGTAAACTAATGACTACAATGTTCATTGCTCTTGCAATGATCGAAGCACAAGTTATCTATACACTTGTAATTGCACTTATCGCTCTTTACGCTAACCCATTCCTATAA
- the ung gene encoding uracil-DNA glycosylase, translating into MLHTITLDPSWQKALSEEFEKPYMHKLKAFLDEEIAQQKQVLPQTSYWFNALNSTPLDQVKVVILGQDPYPTAGHAHGLAFSVMPEVKPLPKSLQNINQELYDDLGIDNSHTGYLQSWAKQGVLLLNAVLTVEAGKSNAHQGKGWEMFTQKVVDIINEHSENVVFILWGNYAQKKGASIDTTRHLVIKTPHPSPLSAYRGFFGSKPFSQVNEYLKLHNITEIDWRV; encoded by the coding sequence ATGCTGCATACTATCACGCTTGACCCATCCTGGCAAAAAGCTCTGTCTGAAGAATTTGAAAAACCTTATATGCATAAGTTGAAAGCTTTTCTGGATGAGGAGATAGCACAGCAAAAGCAGGTACTCCCACAAACCTCATACTGGTTTAATGCGCTCAATTCTACGCCGCTTGATCAGGTAAAGGTAGTTATTCTGGGCCAAGATCCCTATCCGACAGCAGGACATGCGCATGGACTTGCCTTTTCAGTGATGCCGGAGGTTAAACCATTACCAAAATCACTGCAGAATATCAATCAGGAACTCTATGATGATCTTGGCATTGACAATTCACATACAGGCTATCTTCAGTCTTGGGCAAAACAGGGTGTATTGCTGCTAAATGCTGTGTTGACCGTAGAAGCAGGAAAATCGAATGCACATCAGGGGAAAGGGTGGGAAATGTTTACACAAAAGGTAGTTGATATAATTAATGAACATAGTGAAAATGTGGTCTTTATCCTGTGGGGAAATTATGCGCAGAAAAAAGGAGCTTCAATTGATACCACCAGACACCTGGTGATCAAAACTCCTCATCCTTCTCCGCTTTCAGCTTACCGTGGTTTTTTTGGAAGCAAGCCTTTTTCTCAGGTAAATGAATACCTCAAGTTACACAATATCACTGAGATTGATTGGCGTGTATAG
- a CDS encoding LPS-assembly protein LptD — protein MLKYLHWFFLLGCVGGETLYADQTSAKIEVLAKQMTSTKTNVYATGGVLVYLKDSVIQANRATYDRNTNLLILDGNIEMIGHEGSKQKSKHIEINTQNNEVKFEELFLMNKNDVWLMSENARKKEGNYTLGSSMISSCDINNPLWKIRFERSQYDSVTKHMKLYDAKVYFLDTPVLYTPYLSFNTDRQRSSGLLFPLFGYTEDEGFVYEQPIFWNISPSMDMEFNPQIRTDRSIGMYSTFRFVDSAYSSGKIRTGYFLDSLEYQQREQNKDREHYGFELYYDSSQFLSQDSLYGMKDGLYINAILLNDIDYINLQKTKLINFGRNPLQESRLNYFVSNDDFYAGINTKYFIDTREENNDNTLQVLPSVQLHKYLDHFIWKNLTYSVDMHLNNFYRKKGITLKQAEAKIPLDYTTSFFDDYLSLSVGEEFYYSKFFFGNGEYSVDQFEYYSNIHKAKLFTDLTKKYDGFIHVLQPALEYIQPGNEQQAPIDFEQLDEDQKELFAVGLPEEHYALSLSQYFYDETMNLKFFQRLSQKYYLNRTYKFGDISNEMQYNWNNWQFYNNIVYSYEFDKVRESSNRITLTEKEYGFTLGHTYKQILPDDKTIFIPANDVNFNFNYRINPRVKINGGLTYDIDEASSKQWRIGGNYAVDCWSMDLTVLQDITPLPTGSRLETSFFVQLNFIPFATIGTRKEEDVKPY, from the coding sequence ATGCTTAAGTATTTACACTGGTTTTTTTTGTTGGGGTGCGTAGGCGGAGAAACACTCTACGCTGACCAGACTTCAGCGAAGATTGAGGTACTGGCAAAACAGATGACAAGTACCAAGACCAATGTATATGCAACCGGAGGAGTACTGGTTTATTTGAAAGACTCAGTGATCCAAGCAAACCGGGCTACTTATGACAGAAATACCAATCTATTAATTCTTGACGGTAATATTGAGATGATTGGGCATGAGGGAAGTAAACAAAAGAGCAAACATATAGAGATCAACACGCAAAATAACGAAGTAAAGTTTGAAGAGCTTTTTTTAATGAATAAAAACGATGTATGGCTCATGTCTGAAAATGCTCGGAAAAAAGAGGGAAATTATACACTGGGAAGTAGTATGATTTCAAGCTGTGATATTAATAATCCATTATGGAAAATACGTTTTGAGCGTTCACAGTATGACAGTGTGACAAAACATATGAAACTCTATGATGCAAAAGTTTACTTTTTGGATACTCCTGTTTTATATACTCCCTATCTCTCATTCAATACAGATAGACAGCGTAGCTCCGGACTTTTGTTCCCGCTTTTTGGTTATACAGAAGATGAAGGTTTTGTCTATGAACAGCCAATTTTTTGGAATATTTCTCCAAGTATGGATATGGAGTTTAATCCACAGATAAGAACAGACAGAAGCATAGGGATGTATAGTACCTTCCGTTTTGTGGATTCCGCTTACTCTTCTGGAAAGATAAGAACAGGATATTTTCTTGATAGCTTAGAGTATCAACAAAGAGAACAGAATAAAGACCGAGAACATTATGGCTTTGAACTGTATTATGATTCTTCACAATTTCTTTCCCAAGATTCTCTTTACGGGATGAAGGATGGTCTTTATATTAATGCAATACTATTAAATGATATTGATTATATTAACCTCCAAAAGACCAAGTTAATTAACTTTGGACGTAACCCGTTACAAGAGTCCAGATTGAACTATTTTGTATCGAATGATGATTTTTATGCAGGGATCAATACAAAATATTTTATTGATACGCGTGAAGAAAATAATGATAATACTCTTCAAGTACTTCCTTCTGTACAGTTACATAAATATCTAGATCATTTTATATGGAAAAACCTGACCTATAGTGTAGATATGCATCTGAATAATTTTTATAGAAAAAAAGGCATTACTTTAAAACAGGCTGAGGCAAAGATCCCACTGGATTATACGACATCTTTTTTTGACGATTATCTGAGTCTGTCTGTGGGTGAAGAGTTTTACTATAGTAAGTTCTTTTTTGGCAATGGCGAGTATAGCGTTGATCAATTTGAATACTATAGTAATATCCACAAAGCAAAACTCTTTACAGACCTGACAAAAAAATATGATGGTTTTATACACGTATTACAACCGGCATTAGAATACATTCAACCCGGAAATGAACAGCAAGCTCCTATAGATTTTGAACAATTGGATGAAGATCAAAAAGAGCTATTTGCTGTCGGTCTTCCTGAGGAACATTATGCACTAAGCCTTAGTCAATACTTTTACGATGAAACCATGAATTTAAAGTTTTTCCAGCGCCTCTCACAAAAATATTATCTCAATCGAACATACAAGTTTGGTGATATCAGTAATGAGATGCAATATAATTGGAATAACTGGCAGTTTTACAATAACATAGTCTATTCGTACGAGTTCGATAAAGTACGTGAGTCTTCCAATCGTATAACGCTTACAGAAAAAGAGTATGGATTTACTCTAGGCCACACGTATAAGCAAATATTGCCCGATGACAAGACCATTTTTATTCCAGCCAATGATGTCAACTTTAATTTTAATTATAGAATAAATCCTAGAGTAAAGATCAATGGCGGTTTAACTTATGATATAGATGAGGCATCAAGTAAACAATGGAGAATAGGCGGTAACTATGCAGTAGACTGTTGGTCGATGGATCTGACAGTTTTACAGGATATTACTCCTTTACCTACAGGTTCAAGACTGGAAACCAGTTTTTTTGTTCAACTTAATTTTATCCCGTTTGCAACTATAGGTACAAGGAAGGAAGAAGATGTTAAGCCCTATTGA
- a CDS encoding polyribonucleotide nucleotidyltransferase — MEATVLELNINNLEEKYEFNKVAKQASGAVLYRQGKAVLLATVAIDESPVTEDFLPMTVQYIEKSYAAAKIPGGFIKRETKPGDFETLTSRIIDRSLRPLFPKGFRYPVVITVTVLSSDSEVDMQVAGLHAASAALFVSDTPISQAVAAVRLSKIDGEIVINPSLTAQVDSTLDLFVVGSGEDVLMIEMRTIAQEIIDDVVAPTMAEVPLILEHHECNELNEEALLEAIGIAQKAISKATDAYGEVFAPMSREPLVLELFDEKVDSELYDYIAENYKEAVEEAVQSMAKSERSTALKKVRASIMEAKAAEGITLEKELVTNVLEAYKRTIVRALILEKGIRADGRRLDEVRPIEIETNILPSVHGSCLFTRGQTQALVTATLGTDKDAQMYELITEKNSLSEHFMVHYNFPGYSVGEAKPASAPGRRELGHGNLAKRALEPTIDVRREGTVRLVSEILESNGSSSMATVCGGSLALKAAGVDTQKLVAGVAMGLVTEGEKYAVLTDIMGLEDHDGDMDFKITGTRDGVTAMQMDIKLGGLEVHILRDALAQAKKGRLHILELMEKAEQDMQPSLALPKVEHFTIDPSRIVDIIGKAGATIREIIEKFDVSIDLDREVGGVKVSGEDDGKVAAAKEHIEAIASKPVPKQMQYEINKHYTGKIKKIVDFGMFVEMPDGFDALLHISKVAKGRVDNLADKYKEGDEIEVVVLEQKGKKVELATPEYLA; from the coding sequence ATGGAAGCAACAGTGCTAGAGCTCAATATAAACAATTTAGAAGAGAAATATGAATTTAACAAAGTAGCTAAACAAGCTTCAGGTGCAGTGCTTTATAGACAAGGGAAAGCGGTTCTTTTAGCAACAGTAGCTATCGATGAAAGCCCTGTTACAGAGGACTTCCTCCCGATGACGGTTCAATATATCGAAAAAAGCTATGCCGCAGCAAAGATACCTGGTGGATTTATCAAAAGAGAGACGAAACCGGGAGATTTTGAGACACTGACTTCTCGTATCATCGATAGATCACTTCGTCCACTTTTCCCAAAGGGATTCCGTTACCCGGTAGTAATTACCGTGACTGTTTTGAGTAGTGACAGTGAAGTGGACATGCAGGTTGCGGGACTGCATGCGGCATCAGCTGCCCTTTTTGTTTCTGATACTCCCATCTCACAGGCAGTTGCAGCTGTTCGTTTAAGTAAAATAGATGGAGAAATTGTTATCAATCCATCACTTACAGCACAGGTAGATAGTACACTTGATCTTTTTGTTGTTGGTTCTGGCGAAGATGTCTTGATGATTGAGATGCGTACAATTGCTCAAGAGATTATTGATGATGTAGTTGCACCTACAATGGCAGAAGTACCATTGATACTTGAACATCATGAATGTAATGAATTGAATGAAGAGGCACTTCTTGAAGCAATAGGCATTGCACAAAAAGCAATATCGAAGGCTACAGATGCATATGGTGAAGTTTTCGCCCCTATGAGCAGAGAGCCTCTTGTATTGGAGCTTTTTGATGAAAAAGTGGACAGTGAACTTTATGACTATATCGCAGAAAATTATAAAGAAGCAGTAGAAGAAGCAGTACAGTCTATGGCGAAAAGTGAGAGAAGTACGGCACTTAAGAAGGTGCGTGCATCTATCATGGAAGCGAAAGCAGCTGAAGGTATCACTCTAGAGAAAGAACTGGTAACTAATGTCCTTGAAGCATATAAGAGAACTATCGTTAGAGCTTTAATTCTGGAGAAAGGTATTCGTGCAGACGGTAGAAGACTTGATGAAGTGCGTCCTATCGAAATAGAGACAAATATCTTGCCTTCTGTGCATGGTTCATGTCTTTTTACAAGAGGACAAACTCAGGCATTGGTAACAGCAACACTGGGTACAGATAAAGATGCACAGATGTATGAACTCATTACAGAAAAAAATTCACTCTCAGAGCACTTTATGGTGCACTATAACTTTCCTGGCTACTCAGTAGGTGAAGCGAAACCAGCAAGTGCTCCTGGTAGACGTGAATTAGGACACGGTAACCTTGCCAAGCGCGCATTGGAACCTACTATAGATGTACGTAGAGAAGGTACTGTAAGATTAGTCTCAGAAATACTGGAGAGTAACGGTTCTTCTTCCATGGCTACGGTATGTGGAGGTTCATTGGCACTGAAAGCTGCCGGTGTTGATACACAAAAGCTTGTTGCGGGTGTAGCAATGGGACTTGTCACTGAAGGTGAGAAGTATGCCGTACTTACTGATATCATGGGACTTGAAGATCATGATGGAGATATGGACTTTAAGATCACTGGAACACGTGATGGGGTCACTGCAATGCAGATGGATATTAAGCTGGGCGGTTTGGAAGTTCATATATTAAGAGATGCACTGGCTCAGGCAAAAAAAGGTCGTTTGCATATCTTGGAGCTTATGGAAAAAGCAGAACAGGATATGCAACCAAGTCTGGCGCTGCCGAAAGTGGAACATTTTACGATTGATCCGAGCCGTATTGTTGATATTATCGGTAAAGCTGGAGCAACTATCCGTGAGATCATTGAAAAATTTGATGTGAGTATCGATCTTGATAGAGAAGTTGGGGGTGTAAAAGTAAGTGGAGAGGATGATGGCAAGGTAGCCGCTGCTAAAGAACATATTGAAGCTATTGCTTCAAAACCTGTACCTAAACAGATGCAGTATGAGATCAATAAACATTACACCGGTAAGATCAAGAAGATCGTAGACTTTGGTATGTTCGTTGAAATGCCTGATGGTTTTGATGCGTTGCTTCATATCTCAAAAGTAGCTAAAGGACGTGTTGACAACTTGGCAGATAAATATAAAGAGGGTGATGAGATCGAAGTTGTAGTCTTGGAGCAAAAAGGTAAAAAAGTAGAGTTGGCTACACCAGAATATCTGGCGTAG
- a CDS encoding phosphoribosyltransferase, which translates to MFNDLDLDCFYFKDRQAAAEQLIDTLPRELLRSSETVVLGISEGGVYFADKVATALDAQMDILLTEAISAPNNPSLPIAMISETEEVVMHKALIDAFEISEDFVYGAASRIYDEEVLSYVYKYRKGKDLVSLKGKYVVLVDECIETGLTMMVALKSAIAREAKNIYIATPILDKSVYENLIAVCDGVFCPHKIQDYISIEYYFQNFEKLTFDEIVWMVERQEKKKKIQPDEIKGK; encoded by the coding sequence ATGTTCAACGATTTAGACCTTGATTGTTTCTATTTTAAGGATCGTCAGGCGGCGGCAGAACAATTGATTGATACACTGCCTAGAGAGCTTCTTCGCAGTAGTGAAACGGTAGTACTGGGTATCAGTGAAGGAGGGGTCTACTTCGCAGATAAAGTTGCGACAGCATTGGATGCGCAGATGGATATTTTGCTCACCGAGGCTATCTCTGCCCCCAATAACCCTTCGCTGCCGATCGCAATGATCTCTGAAACCGAAGAGGTAGTGATGCACAAGGCTTTGATCGATGCATTTGAGATCTCGGAGGATTTTGTGTATGGAGCAGCAAGCCGTATATATGATGAAGAAGTACTCTCCTATGTATATAAGTACAGAAAAGGGAAAGACCTTGTCTCTTTAAAAGGGAAATATGTTGTCTTGGTTGACGAGTGTATCGAAACAGGACTTACGATGATGGTTGCACTGAAGTCGGCTATTGCAAGAGAGGCAAAAAATATTTATATTGCTACTCCTATTTTAGATAAGTCAGTGTATGAAAACCTGATCGCAGTATGTGACGGTGTCTTCTGCCCTCATAAGATTCAAGACTATATTTCGATAGAATACTATTTTCAGAACTTTGAGAAACTGACTTTTGATGAGATTGTATGGATGGTAGAGCGTCAAGAGAAAAAAAAGAAAATCCAACCAGATGAGATTAAAGGAAAATAA
- a CDS encoding uroporphyrinogen-III synthase has product MKKRDIYLLSPTPEEGTIPLPMISFSLVTDKIDFDGCDILLFTSKQAVKSAEAIDTGWKKYPAVAIGPATKKQIETLGGSVIYHPSSFYGETLSQHIVTYFKDKKILYLRPQKVSFDTKGYLERAGIEVQEQVLYETSCADYPNEEAPSKGAVIIFTSPSTVNCFFQNFEWDQSYTAVLIGEATKKYLKPDMNYVVADEPLIQSCIEKANSLVE; this is encoded by the coding sequence ATGAAAAAACGGGATATTTATCTACTCTCTCCTACACCAGAAGAAGGAACGATTCCGTTACCTATGATCTCATTCTCTTTAGTCACTGATAAGATCGATTTTGATGGATGTGATATATTGTTGTTCACTTCAAAACAAGCAGTGAAGAGTGCTGAAGCGATCGATACAGGTTGGAAAAAGTATCCTGCCGTTGCCATAGGTCCTGCAACGAAAAAACAGATAGAGACCTTAGGCGGTAGTGTGATCTATCATCCTTCTTCATTTTACGGTGAAACGCTTAGTCAGCATATCGTTACATACTTTAAAGATAAAAAAATTCTTTATCTTCGGCCTCAAAAAGTCTCCTTTGACACAAAGGGTTATTTAGAAAGGGCAGGGATAGAGGTGCAAGAGCAAGTACTCTATGAAACATCATGTGCTGATTATCCTAATGAAGAGGCTCCTTCAAAAGGAGCGGTTATTATCTTCACTTCACCCTCTACTGTTAATTGTTTTTTTCAGAACTTTGAGTGGGATCAAAGTTATACTGCGGTCTTAATCGGAGAAGCAACAAAGAAGTATCTCAAACCCGATATGAATTATGTAGTGGCGGACGAACCATTGATTCAATCCTGTATAGAGAAAGCTAATAGTTTAGTTGAGTAG